In one Chlamydia sp. BM-2023 genomic region, the following are encoded:
- the fumC gene encoding class II fumarate hydratase, which yields MRQENDSLGPVQVPENKLYGAQTARSQKYFSWAPEVMPREVIRALVEIKKCAAKANRDLGFLESKYCDMIVSSADEILSGDFDEHFPLKVWQTGSGTQSNMNVNEVIANLAIQRHGGVVGSKNPIHPNDHVNKSQSSNDVFPTAMHIAAVISLKKKLIPAIEHLQRALDAKVSEFRDSVKIGRTHLMDAVPMTLGQEFSGYSSQIRHCLERVAFSLTHLYELAIGGTAVGTGLNVPEGFVEKVIHYLREETQEPFIVASNYFSALSNHDTLVHAHGVLTTLACALTKIATDLSFLGSGPRCGLGELLFPENEPGSSIMPGKINPTQCEALQMVCAQVIGNNQAVIVGGSRGNFELNVMKPVIIYNFLQSVEILSGGMQAFADYFVSGLRANKLQLKEYLDNSLMLVTALAPVIGYDKCSKMALKAFHENLSLKEACEQLGYLSVEEFDRLVVPESMVGNR from the coding sequence CAAGAAAATGATAGTTTAGGGCCCGTGCAAGTCCCTGAAAATAAGTTGTATGGAGCGCAAACAGCGCGTTCTCAGAAATATTTTTCCTGGGCTCCTGAGGTGATGCCTCGAGAAGTGATTCGTGCTTTAGTAGAAATTAAAAAATGTGCTGCTAAGGCAAATCGTGATCTTGGATTTTTAGAGTCTAAGTATTGTGATATGATAGTTTCTTCTGCTGATGAGATTTTATCTGGTGATTTTGACGAGCATTTTCCTTTAAAGGTTTGGCAAACAGGCAGCGGAACGCAGTCGAATATGAATGTCAATGAGGTAATTGCGAATTTAGCTATTCAGCGTCATGGTGGAGTTGTGGGAAGTAAAAATCCTATACATCCTAATGATCATGTGAATAAGTCACAATCGTCTAATGATGTTTTCCCTACAGCAATGCATATTGCTGCGGTAATTAGTCTAAAGAAGAAATTAATTCCAGCTATAGAGCATCTGCAAAGGGCTTTAGATGCTAAAGTATCTGAATTTCGGGATAGCGTTAAGATTGGTAGGACTCATTTGATGGATGCGGTTCCTATGACACTAGGTCAGGAATTTTCAGGATATAGTAGTCAGATACGTCATTGTTTGGAGCGCGTAGCTTTTTCTCTTACACACTTGTATGAGTTAGCTATAGGGGGCACAGCTGTAGGTACAGGATTAAATGTTCCCGAGGGCTTTGTAGAAAAAGTTATTCATTATCTCCGTGAAGAAACTCAGGAACCTTTTATAGTTGCGTCTAACTATTTTTCGGCATTATCTAATCATGATACCTTGGTTCATGCTCATGGTGTTTTAACTACTTTAGCTTGTGCTTTAACAAAAATAGCTACGGATTTGAGTTTTTTAGGATCAGGTCCTCGTTGTGGTTTAGGGGAGCTATTGTTCCCTGAAAACGAACCAGGGTCTTCTATAATGCCTGGGAAGATCAATCCTACGCAATGCGAAGCATTACAAATGGTATGTGCTCAGGTTATAGGAAATAACCAGGCTGTGATTGTAGGAGGAAGCCGTGGAAATTTTGAGCTTAATGTGATGAAACCTGTAATCATTTATAATTTCTTACAATCTGTCGAGATACTCTCTGGTGGTATGCAAGCTTTTGCAGATTATTTTGTTTCAGGTTTACGAGCAAATAAACTACAGCTTAAAGAGTATCTTGATAATTCTTTAATGTTGGTTACAGCTCTAGCTCCTGTTATAGGGTATGATAAGTGTTCTAAGATGGCTTTAAAGGCTTTCCATGAAAACCTAAGTTTAAAAGAAGCCTGCGAACAGCTGGGATACCTATCTGTAGAGGAGTTTGATCGTCTTGTAGTTCCTGAATCTATGGTAGGAAACCGTTAA